GTTGACTTCATCAAGTATTGCCAACTATTGGAAATAAATGACGTTCTGATGGCAAAGTTTCTCGCCTCCTTTAGTCTCTTAGGTGATACTGTAcaagagaaaacatcaagaCTATTCTTTTTGGTAAAAAGCAGATAAGAAAGCCTCATCTCGAATTGGAACTTGTCCCAGTTGTCATTGTTTTCCATAAAAGCTGCAGGATCATGCAGAATAGGAGTACGATACTCAAAATTAACAACTTGACTGATAGGTTTATGGCCATCAAAGCTCAAGTAGAGATTCACAAATCCAGGAGAATGTGGAGGTACCCAACATCGGTAGACCCCAACCTGAACACATTCTACAGGAACACTtacatcaccacagacacacaATAGATTGGATTTTGAAAGGTCAGCATCCTTATGAAAGAATCCAGTCACGAGGATCTGCAACAAGTAAACAAACTTAGAGAAAGTCAAACCATTTGCAAAATAGAGGGCGGTAAACACATTGATCGATCACCCGACAATTAACCCTTGATTTATAGCTTGGGAGTTCTATAAGAATTTAAGATTGATTGCacaaaatggaagaagaatgatgtataaagtaggaaagcagataATAAATTAGTGTTAAACGAAAGATACATTTTACCAGAAAGCGATGGCTAGTAAAGTAGGTAGATGAGAATAGCAAAGCAAACCTTTGATTTCTCAGTAGAAGGCACCCATGCAGGTGACACATCAGTGAGATTAAATACTTGTTCTGGCAAAGAAGTTTGCTTATCATCCCCTACTAGAGATGAATATGATTCGTGAATGGATGACACTGATGATTCAACAGCTGACTCATCTACTGAACATGGCGAATCCGACAACATATGGTTCACCCACATTCCAAAGCTATCCTGACTTTGCAATCCACCATTGCCCAAAGTGTCCAAGGAAACACCATTAACTAAGACATTATGATTTATCTGCTCATTTGGATTCATTTGATTGTCTGTCTGAAGATTAAGATTCTCCGGAAAAGTGTGACTCCCAGCAATTGGTTGCGTTAGATTATCAAAAGAAGGGATTTCTGCAGAAAGATTGTTGGCTACCTGCTGATAAAACCACTATGCAGGCTAAGCAGATAATACAAAGCAAGAATCGCCgcaaaaaggaaagaaaggaaGTGGGGAGGGTATAAATGAAGATGATATCAAAACAATAGAACAATGAAGATGATATCAACTTACATTGCTGAGATTACTTTGATTCTGTTGATCAAAATGTGGAACTTTGCCTCCTAAAAAAGGAAGTgaaagttaaaaaatattatgatgCTTTCTAGACAAGGTTTCAATGTGCTAAAGGACAATCAGTTACCTCCATTAACAGTCGAGGTGTTAGGATCATTTGCAACCACTAGGTCATCCCATTCAAGTGTATTAATCTCATGAAGCCTTTGCTCGTGACTCTTGACGGTTATATTGTTATTAATCTCTGCTAATCACCAATCGGGATTAGGATATTACCTTGTCAAGTAAAGACAactaatgtatttattttatcaaaaaacTTCTATAAAACTAGACATCAACAAttttttgaaaggaaaaaaaaaatcataaaatcgaATGGGTACAAAATGGACAACATGCAGAAAGgatcatgaaataaataaaaatgaagaaaaatgtGCAGCATGTAGAGTAATGGACGTGGCACATATTCTTTCCTTTGAATTAATAATTCTGCTACTTGTTTCCAAACCATCCCTTAAAATCTTCAAAGTTAAGAGATAATTGTTTCAAATAAAACACTAATGGGCTATGTCTTTTGTACTAATATCTACTATCAATATAGGTTTTAAGAAGATAAGACCACCATCACGAAAAAGTAAATTCTCACCACCAGCATTTGTAGTTTTGATCCCGGAATCTATTTCTTCGGATAAAATCCATGGGGCATTTGGGTCAGAGCCAGAACTAGAGTGCGAATTTATGGGTGCGGCAGGAGAAGCTTGCAACTGTATCATAAACCACACCACAATGCAAAAACAAGTGCAAATCCAGGTTATATTCCTTGTCATGATCAAATGGCAAGGTATAAATGATACCTTAAACATTAGTCTATCACTGATTACAAAGATGTATTTAGATTAAGAATCATCCACAAACTGAAACTAATTGATTGAATATTAGTTGAGTGTATTTTTTCACATTGTTGCCATAACAAATTTCTTATAGACACATCATGTGGAGAATCCGCTCATGTTCAAAATGAGTAAAACCAGGTTAATGGCTCGGGATCAGAAAAGTGAATGATGATATATTTACATGGTCTTTTTTTCAACCATGGTCTGTGATGTGTAAAACATCATAAAGGAAAAATAACAAAGCAAATGATACCTCCTGGGTTTCACGATAATGAACAAGGACTATGTGTTCCAAACTCCTGAAAGGAAAATAATAACAGATGTAAGTCTTATTAATATTTGCAAAGTTACTATAAGTCTTTGCTCTAaccaatatttacaataactaaAGAAGGACCATTACTAAATCATAGTTCAGAAATATGGACATGCATAACATGTTGAATTGGGGACTAAGGAGTTAGCTCAGCTATTAATATACATACTTGTCAAGTAACCAATAACATCTACGAACAAAGCCTGGGTTATCTTGTCCATGTGCATAATAGACATGGATCCTTTCTTCGTTACCAACCTGGTTCATGgggaaaagaaaataatgacCATAAAGCTTGTCAGATATCAGATAAGACATTAATGACTCAATTTATTACAATCACAATAAGAAAATAATCCGAAATAATAGTTCAGTACTAAAATATTAACCCgaaataatgataaaaatttgaatgaaaataattatgTATGAAGTCCAAAACTGCACAACATACAAAGCAGAGACAAATTTATCTATCAATTAAGACTGAATTAGTTACTTCAGTACCTCTATGTATGCTATCTAGGTCTATCAAATGCATAATAAATATTAGCACTTTTGGAGAAAATTGAACACAGTTACAAGAGAACAGGTATAGTAGAAACTGAGATCCTGAAAGCCTTGTTTAATTCAAGATTTAACCTAACCAAAATACTTGATGCTCATGTATTGCCTTCACATTCCATGCGAACCAAAAAAATGTCAAATTTTCtcatccaaaaatattttgtacaAATTGCCCGCACAAAATTCAAGTTAACACCATTTTAAACAATCAGAAAATGAAATTACTTACCTTTAAGTGCTCATGAGCTTCTTTAACAGTTTTAccatcctttttctttttccagtTGTGCCCATCTTTCCGAAAGTTCCTAAGCATCTTGCGGTCAAATAATACAATAGTACCACCTGTTTGCACAAAAGTAGTAGttccaataataatataacattACTGCTTGAGATTTCTCTTAAATGCAAAATAACTCATGAAATTTATTAGTAGATACATCATACATGCAACGAAAACTATTCACAGTGAGACTCCAACAAGAATCAGAGcatctagaatttcacaaaatttaCTACGAAGACTTTTAGAAACTATGCAGATTAACATGGAAAGATTTCTATCAGCCGTAAGTATTTATGAAAACTATGCATATCCATTTCAGAAATATCAGGTCACTGCGACAGGCAAAGATAACTACATGTGGGCAAATTCACTGGCTTGACATTGATTGTGAAGTACTTGGAATTGCAAAGTATGGCGTGAATCTCATTGGGACGAAGCCATCTGGTTCTTGCTTCCTCCATTATGTTTCCCAAATCCAAGTCTATGTATTTCacaatgacaaaaaaaaaaagagacgaTTAATATATCAGTAGCCAAACAATTGGTACTCCATATAAGATTTGCTATGGGAAGCAAACAAGAGAGAAGTGAATGGCGTAAATATAAATTGTTAGTTTTCTTTTatccaaatcttgtttctatgccaaaaaatcatacttaacaaaaatttaaagcCACTTTCCGTATCCACGATTTTAGATTCATTTATTAGTTCCTTCTAATGAGGAGGCCTATCAAAACCTAATATTTCTAGGGTAGAAGACTTCACAGTTCACACATGTTTTGTTGCATCTTGGGATCAAGATAATGTTCTCTGTAGCCCTCCATATTAAGACAAAGATTTTAACATCTGACTCAACTCACCAAATTAATAAACTCTGTACTAACAGGTAATAATACACTATATCTTACCACGAGAAACAAATAGGATTGTTGTCACAACAACCCCAACACCAAACACTATTAGAAACATAATCACGGTGGAACTGAAGACACAATTAACTGTCTTTTTCATTCCAAGGCTATACTGAAATTTGAAAGTGACAAACTTGCACGGATGCATTTGTACCAGgtaaaaaacaaaacaagaacTGCTCATACATGTGATCAGAAAACAAACATTGAAAGTTAAAACTTTGTTTAACCACCCAGATAACATGATGGTAACTTTCAGAACTATACTGAAACAACATATCTTAGCTAACTAACAAAGCATACTGCATAATTcaagatttataaaataaaataaaaagagatggGAAAAGGgtatacataaaaaaaagggTACCTTGCAATGTGTGGAATCCATGAATCTCTGAGCCTACCAACCGGCCCGCAAAGTTATTTGCCATCATCATATAAGCCTCTGCGAAATTCCAAACACCTTTTTATGTCACCAAAAAATCAGCAGTAAATTACCTCACagcattaaagaagaagaattcaGCAGATACAACAGAAAAGAGCAACAACAAAGAACAAACCCGATCAAAATTCGCAAAGAGCGTGATCAAATATTAAAAAGGGCAGTGAGAAAAAACGGAAAAGGTGTTAACTTTACCCGATTACAGAGAAGCGTGTGTTGGGAATTGGGATTAGAAGAAGGACGAGAGAAATGATCGTGGAGACGAAGCTGAGCACCACTCTGTTCTCCAGTCAGCTGTTTTCTCCTTTCTGTCTCACTCACAACTCAGAAGATAGTGATCACATtatgcattttatttttatttttatttttatttttatttttattattatatggaGTAGGAttgaaaatattattaataaatagaTATATTGTTCTTGACCGGCTGCTcaataataattgatttttatttttatataatgtTTGGTGTTACACGTTAacagaataaataaatttgtatCACCATTCAAAATCAATTCGAGTTTGATTTGGTAGGGGAATAATTaggtggaaaaaaaaaaacaaaactttATATTGGTGTAAGAGTATAGTATTTTCTATATAATCATGTTATACAGATACAAAAATTACTCACTACATtaatattagtataaaatatatattaaaatataaaatatatattaataaataaataaataaataatacatacaTTTTTacaatatatgaaaattaatttttaatatatttatagtGTTTTTTAATATATAGATATCAAGTCATATATTTTATTACATTGGTGTAATAGTATCTAATTCTCCATAcaagttatatatttttatttttttttctttaaagatataaaaaagatttttattgTGCTTTTGTTAAtcttttgaaagaaaaaattaagactatttttttatatattttactttttctattataatttttaaaacaaaaaagctaaatattttttcacaaaccgattaaaacttttcttttatctCCTTCATTCTTTTGAACATATTTCCATGATAGTTTTATGGGTCGCTCTCCAGTACAGATTTAAATCTGTACAGATATACAGATATTCCTTTTGGTTAAATTGCTTTATGACACGTGGTTTTTTGTCTTTTATGAGAGAGCAGCTTGATAGAACCACACAAACACAAACAGGTGAGCCACTAGTAAGTTTTGAATCACCATTAATGAACTTTTTTTAATCTTTGGTGAATGCTTTAGTTTTTGAagctttttattatatttattgttattaGTATATGAAAACCGTTCTGTAGAGGTTATTAGTTTACTATAATAGTATTAGatgaaaattaatattaaaccaaaaaggaaaaaaaatttaatattaaaccTAAGAAGAGCCAAtgaattataactcaaatggcAT
Above is a genomic segment from Arachis stenosperma cultivar V10309 chromosome 1, arast.V10309.gnm1.PFL2, whole genome shotgun sequence containing:
- the LOC130969609 gene encoding calmodulin-binding transcription activator 5-like isoform X2, whose product is MMMANNFAGRLVGSEIHGFHTLQDLDLGNIMEEARTRWLRPNEIHAILCNSKYFTINVKPVNLPTCGTIVLFDRKMLRNFRKDGHNWKKKKDGKTVKEAHEHLKVGNEERIHVYYAHGQDNPGFVRRCYWLLDKSLEHIVLVHYRETQELQASPAAPINSHSSSGSDPNAPWILSEEIDSGIKTTNAGEINNNITVKSHEQRLHEINTLEWDDLVVANDPNTSTVNGGGKVPHFDQQNQSNLSNQVANNLSAEIPSFDNLTQPIAGSHTFPENLNLQTDNQMNPNEQINHNVLVNGVSLDTLGNGGLQSQDSFGMWVNHMLSDSPCSVDESAVESSVSSIHESYSSLVGDDKQTSLPEQVFNLTDVSPAWVPSTEKSKILVTGFFHKDADLSKSNLLCVCGDVSVPVECVQVGVYRCWVPPHSPGFVNLYLSFDGHKPISQVVNFEYRTPILHDPAAFMENNDNWDKFQFEMRLSYLLFTKKNSLDVFSCTVSPKRLKEARNFAIRTSFISNSWQYLMKSTQYNRIPYSQAKEDLFGISLRSRLKEWILERIILGCKTTEYDAQGQSVIHLCAILDYTWAVSLFSWSGLSLDFRDKLGWTALHWAAYYGREKMVATLLSAGAKPNLVTDPTPQNPGGQTAADLAYMNGYDGLAAYLSEKALVRQFNDMSLAGNISGQLETNTTDPEDPENLSEDQLYLKDTLAAYRTAAQAAARIQAAFREHSLKLQTETIELLTPEAEARKIVAAMKIQHAFRNFESRKMMKAAARIQYTYRTWKIRREFLNMRHQAIKIQAAFRCFQLRKHYRKILWSVGVVEKALLRWRLKRKGLRGLHVNNADQKEEGDGEEEFFRIGRKQAEERVERSVVRVQAMFRSKKAQQDYRRMKLALNQANLDREYEEFLGTEDNMEI
- the LOC130969609 gene encoding calmodulin-binding transcription activator 5-like isoform X3, whose product is MMMANNFAGRLVGSEIHGFHTLQDLDLGNIMEEARTRWLRPNEIHAILCNSKYFTINVKPVNLPTCGTIVLFDRKMLRNFRKDGHNWKKKKDGKTVKEAHEHLKVGNEERIHVYYAHGQDNPGFVRRCYWLLDKSLEHIVLVHYRETQELQASPAAPINSHSSSGSDPNAPWILSEEIDSGIKTTNAGEINNNITVKSHEQRLHEINTLEWDDLVVANDPNTSTVNGGGKVPHFDQQNQSNLSNVANNLSAEIPSFDNLTQPIAGSHTFPENLNLQTDNQMNPNEQINHNVLVNGVSLDTLGNGGLQSQDSFGMWVNHMLSDSPCSVDESAVESSVSSIHESYSSLVGDDKQTSLPEQVFNLTDVSPAWVPSTEKSKILVTGFFHKDADLSKSNLLCVCGDVSVPVECVQVGVYRCWVPPHSPGFVNLYLSFDGHKPISQVVNFEYRTPILHDPAAFMENNDNWDKFQFEMRLSYLLFTKKNSLDVFSCTVSPKRLKEARNFAIRTSFISNSWQYLMKSTQYNRIPYSQAKEDLFGISLRSRLKEWILERIILGCKTTEYDAQGQSVIHLCAILDYTWAVSLFSWSGLSLDFRDKLGWTALHWAAYYGREKMVATLLSAGAKPNLVTDPTPQNPGGQTAADLAYMNGYDGLAAYLSEKALVRQFNDMSLAGNISGQLETNTTDPEDPENLSEDQLYLKDTLAAYRTAAQAAARIQAAFREHSLKLQTETIELLTPEAEARKIVAAMKIQHAFRNFESRKMMKAAARIQYTYRTWKIRREFLNMRHQAIKIQAAFRCFQLRKHYRKILWSVGVVEKALLRWRLKRKGLRGLHVNNADQKEEGDGEEEFFRIGRKQAEERVERSVVRVQAMFRSKKAQQDYRRMKLALNQANLDREYEEFLGTEDNMEI
- the LOC130969609 gene encoding calmodulin-binding transcription activator 5-like isoform X1 is translated as MMMANNFAGRLVGSEIHGFHTLQDLDLGNIMEEARTRWLRPNEIHAILCNSKYFTINVKPVNLPTCGTIVLFDRKMLRNFRKDGHNWKKKKDGKTVKEAHEHLKVGNEERIHVYYAHGQDNPGFVRRCYWLLDKSLEHIVLVHYRETQELQASPAAPINSHSSSGSDPNAPWILSEEIDSGIKTTNAGEINNNITVKSHEQRLHEINTLEWDDLVVANDPNTSTVNGGGKVPHFDQQNQSNLSNWFYQQVANNLSAEIPSFDNLTQPIAGSHTFPENLNLQTDNQMNPNEQINHNVLVNGVSLDTLGNGGLQSQDSFGMWVNHMLSDSPCSVDESAVESSVSSIHESYSSLVGDDKQTSLPEQVFNLTDVSPAWVPSTEKSKILVTGFFHKDADLSKSNLLCVCGDVSVPVECVQVGVYRCWVPPHSPGFVNLYLSFDGHKPISQVVNFEYRTPILHDPAAFMENNDNWDKFQFEMRLSYLLFTKKNSLDVFSCTVSPKRLKEARNFAIRTSFISNSWQYLMKSTQYNRIPYSQAKEDLFGISLRSRLKEWILERIILGCKTTEYDAQGQSVIHLCAILDYTWAVSLFSWSGLSLDFRDKLGWTALHWAAYYGREKMVATLLSAGAKPNLVTDPTPQNPGGQTAADLAYMNGYDGLAAYLSEKALVRQFNDMSLAGNISGQLETNTTDPEDPENLSEDQLYLKDTLAAYRTAAQAAARIQAAFREHSLKLQTETIELLTPEAEARKIVAAMKIQHAFRNFESRKMMKAAARIQYTYRTWKIRREFLNMRHQAIKIQAAFRCFQLRKHYRKILWSVGVVEKALLRWRLKRKGLRGLHVNNADQKEEGDGEEEFFRIGRKQAEERVERSVVRVQAMFRSKKAQQDYRRMKLALNQANLDREYEEFLGTEDNMEI